Proteins from a single region of Mucilaginibacter daejeonensis:
- a CDS encoding acyl-CoA desaturase: MIIIIFFVCHWFLSLFFQTFYLHRYAAHKMFTTNKVTERVFHTLTFICQGPSFLNPRAYAIMHREHHAYSDTEKDPHSPHFFTDVFQMMYKTAVSFRLYEKRLREPEAQFKGNYPEWHLLDYYGSHNITRVFFGLLYVAFYAVFADHWYLWLLLPIQFIMGPLHGAIVNWCGHKYGYTNFDNGDKSKNTTPFDFLMLGELFQNNHHKRPNSPNFGARWFEIDPVYPVMKVMHWMRIIRLRKPAAA, encoded by the coding sequence ATGATCATAATCATATTCTTTGTTTGTCACTGGTTCTTGTCGTTGTTCTTTCAAACGTTCTATCTGCATAGGTATGCAGCACACAAAATGTTCACCACTAACAAGGTGACCGAACGTGTGTTCCACACGCTTACTTTTATTTGCCAGGGGCCTTCGTTCCTGAACCCGCGTGCTTATGCGATCATGCACCGCGAGCACCACGCTTACAGCGATACTGAGAAAGATCCTCACTCACCTCACTTCTTTACCGACGTGTTTCAAATGATGTACAAAACGGCCGTTAGTTTCCGTTTGTACGAGAAACGTTTGAGAGAGCCTGAGGCACAATTTAAAGGCAATTATCCGGAATGGCACCTACTTGATTATTACGGATCACATAATATCACTCGTGTGTTCTTTGGTTTGCTGTATGTAGCTTTCTATGCTGTATTTGCTGACCACTGGTACCTGTGGTTGTTACTGCCTATCCAATTCATAATGGGCCCATTGCATGGCGCTATCGTTAACTGGTGCGGTCACAAATACGGTTACACCAACTTTGATAACGGCGATAAATCAAAGAACACTACCCCGTTCGACTTTTTGATGCTGGGCGAACTGTTTCAGAACAATCACCACAAACGCCCTAACAGCCCTAACTTTGGTGCCCGTTGGTTCGAGATCGATCCGGTATATCCGGTGATGAAGGTGATGCACTGGATGCGCATTATTCGCCTGCGTAAACCTGCGGCCGCTTAA
- a CDS encoding pyridoxal phosphate-dependent aminotransferase — translation MSVSVLAQTLKGSEIIKIGNEINELKRQGQQIANLTIGDFDPHIYPIPEELRDGIIAAYQDNQTNYPPADGILDLRKQVATFLADEHGIQVTANEVLISSGSRPLIYSTFLALVDAGDKVIYALPSWNNNHYCHITGATEIQVETKPENNFLPTAADLEPHLKGATLLCLCSPQNPTGTMFGKEELEAICDLVIAENASRGEGEKPLYIMYDQIYAMLTFGKKHYDPVTLRPELKDVTVYIDGISKCLAATGVRVGWGFGPENIISKMKAIVGHMGAWAPKAEQVATAHYIQDTQKLHAYLDTFSARVQASLTKLYQGFTELKNDGFAVDAIEPMGAIYLTIKLDYLGKTTPDGQVLQTSGDINFYLIKAARVALVPFSAFGTGEEVTWFRASVGTSTLEDIENMIPRIREALSQLK, via the coding sequence ATGAGCGTTTCGGTACTGGCTCAAACCCTCAAGGGTTCTGAGATCATTAAAATTGGCAACGAGATCAACGAGTTAAAGCGTCAGGGACAGCAGATCGCCAACCTGACCATCGGCGATTTCGACCCGCATATCTATCCTATTCCTGAGGAGCTGCGCGATGGCATCATTGCCGCCTACCAGGACAACCAAACCAACTACCCACCGGCCGACGGTATACTGGACCTGCGTAAACAGGTAGCCACCTTTTTGGCAGATGAGCATGGCATCCAAGTGACCGCCAATGAGGTGCTGATCTCGAGCGGATCGCGCCCGCTGATCTACTCTACCTTTTTAGCATTGGTAGATGCCGGCGACAAAGTGATCTATGCCCTGCCATCATGGAACAACAACCACTACTGCCATATCACCGGCGCTACCGAGATACAGGTAGAGACCAAACCCGAAAATAACTTTTTACCAACAGCTGCCGACCTAGAGCCGCACCTGAAGGGCGCTACGCTATTGTGCCTTTGCTCGCCGCAAAACCCTACCGGTACTATGTTCGGTAAGGAAGAGTTGGAGGCCATATGCGACCTGGTGATCGCCGAGAACGCCAGTCGTGGCGAGGGCGAAAAGCCATTGTACATTATGTACGATCAGATATATGCCATGCTGACCTTTGGCAAAAAGCATTACGACCCGGTTACCCTGCGTCCTGAGTTGAAAGATGTGACCGTTTATATCGACGGTATATCGAAATGCCTGGCCGCTACCGGTGTACGTGTAGGCTGGGGCTTTGGTCCGGAGAACATTATCTCCAAAATGAAAGCTATTGTAGGTCACATGGGCGCCTGGGCACCTAAGGCCGAGCAGGTAGCTACTGCACACTACATTCAGGATACTCAAAAGCTTCACGCTTACCTGGATACCTTTAGTGCACGCGTACAGGCCAGCCTCACCAAGTTATACCAGGGCTTTACTGAATTAAAGAACGATGGCTTTGCGGTTGATGCTATTGAACCAATGGGTGCTATATACCTCACCATTAAATTGGACTACTTAGGCAAGACCACCCCTGACGGACAAGTTCTCCAAACCTCGGGCGATATCAATTTTTACCTCATCAAAGCTGCGCGTGTGGCATTGGTGCCATTTTCGGCATTTGGTACCGGCGAAGAAGTGACCTGGTTCAGGGCATCGGTAGGTACATCCACCCTGGAAGATATCGAGAACATGATCCCACGTATACGCGAGGCGCTGAGCCAACTGAAATAA
- a CDS encoding TolC family protein, which yields MLKYKIHIFSLLIVIGLAACHPLKTIPTSTRDTVPATYTGKTDSTNVAALPIGSFFTDTYLVQLIDTALAANPDILTALQRVEIANANLKYNKVQLLPSLNGDARAGVERYGDYTMNGVGNYDTNLSPNINGDQRIPNPTPDYFVGFRSNWEVDLWGRLRSRKKAAYARFLASQAGYRMVITSLTAQIATAYYELLALDNELRVIRKNIALQNDALEIIKVQKLGGRATELAVQQFLAQLKRTQGLEYAVMQQVTETQNQLNFLTGKFPKDIVRDTSINTLKLPAVLKAGVPTQLLLNRPDIQEADLELRAMNADIKAVHRTFFPSLTLTPYVGFNAFASKLLFNPGSVAWGVIGGLTAPIFNKRQIRTDYETAIAQGNQALYNYQKTVLNSYQEVLNNIKGVENYSQIYSRKQQEVQALNNAVSVAKDLYLVGRANYLEIITAQRNVLDAELELANTKKNIFISAINLYRAVGGGWKR from the coding sequence ATGCTCAAATATAAGATCCATATATTCTCGCTGCTGATCGTGATCGGTTTGGCGGCATGTCATCCGCTCAAGACCATACCCACCAGCACACGTGATACTGTACCTGCCACTTATACCGGCAAAACCGACAGCACCAACGTGGCGGCTTTACCCATCGGCAGCTTTTTCACCGATACGTACCTGGTACAACTGATCGATACCGCCTTGGCGGCAAACCCTGATATATTGACCGCCTTGCAGCGTGTCGAGATCGCCAACGCCAACCTTAAATATAACAAGGTGCAGTTGCTGCCCTCACTAAATGGCGATGCCCGCGCAGGGGTGGAACGTTATGGGGATTACACCATGAACGGAGTGGGTAACTATGACACCAACCTGTCGCCCAACATCAACGGTGATCAGCGTATCCCTAACCCAACGCCTGATTACTTTGTGGGTTTCCGCAGTAACTGGGAGGTCGATCTGTGGGGACGATTACGTAGCCGTAAAAAAGCCGCTTATGCTCGTTTTTTGGCAAGCCAGGCAGGCTACCGCATGGTGATCACGTCGCTCACCGCGCAGATCGCCACGGCTTATTACGAATTGCTGGCACTTGACAATGAGTTGCGCGTCATCCGCAAGAACATTGCCCTGCAGAACGATGCGCTCGAGATCATCAAGGTCCAAAAGCTGGGTGGCCGTGCTACTGAATTGGCCGTTCAACAATTTTTGGCGCAGCTAAAACGTACGCAGGGACTGGAATACGCCGTGATGCAGCAGGTCACCGAGACGCAGAATCAGCTGAACTTCCTGACCGGCAAATTCCCGAAAGACATCGTTCGCGATACCTCGATCAATACCCTAAAGTTGCCGGCGGTATTAAAAGCGGGCGTACCGACCCAGTTGCTGCTCAATCGGCCCGACATACAAGAGGCCGACCTGGAGCTTCGCGCCATGAATGCGGATATCAAGGCCGTGCACAGGACCTTCTTTCCGTCGTTAACGTTAACGCCTTACGTTGGCTTCAATGCCTTCGCCTCCAAACTGTTGTTCAATCCCGGCTCGGTGGCCTGGGGTGTGATCGGCGGACTTACCGCGCCGATCTTTAACAAGCGCCAGATCCGCACCGATTATGAAACGGCCATAGCTCAAGGCAATCAGGCGCTGTACAACTACCAAAAAACGGTATTGAACAGTTACCAGGAGGTACTCAACAACATCAAAGGGGTGGAGAACTACAGTCAGATCTATTCGCGCAAGCAGCAGGAGGTGCAGGCGCTCAACAATGCAGTGTCGGTAGCTAAGGATCTGTACCTGGTGGGCCGGGCCAATTACCTCGAGATCATCACCGCCCAGCGTAACGTGCTTGATGCGGAGCTCGAACTGGCCAATACTAAAAAGAACATCTTTATATCGGCCATTAACCTGTACCGCGCCGTGGGCGGTGGTTGGAAGCGTTAA
- a CDS encoding efflux RND transporter periplasmic adaptor subunit — translation MTEIKRVHSWLAVVAAAFLLASCSSKDKNNEAQDTLEMPVLTIKTQDTTLQTAYVADIQALRNVEVRSRLKGFLEKIFVDEGKPVTKGQILFKINDEEYRLALSRAKAMLGNAEADAVATRLEVDRVKMLVNKNVLAASELQVAQSKLKADEATIAEARANVQSAQTHIAYTTIRAPFDGIIDRIPLKGGSLIDEGTLLTSISDISSIYAYFSFPENEYLKYQRILNSGEQEEGANTVKLGLADGSSYAHSGTIETIEGEIEQTTGSISLRAKFPNPHKLLRHGASGKIYITSEMDNAIMIPQKSVFEVQDKSYVYLVGPDNKLKMHSFVPLTRFSQYYIVKEGLKAGDKILFEGAQNARDGMVIKPSLLRTAPVLAAK, via the coding sequence ATGACCGAAATTAAACGAGTTCATAGCTGGTTGGCAGTTGTTGCTGCTGCATTTTTATTAGCCAGCTGTTCTTCAAAAGATAAAAATAACGAGGCCCAGGACACCCTGGAGATGCCCGTATTGACCATCAAGACACAAGACACCACCCTGCAGACCGCCTATGTGGCCGATATACAGGCCCTGCGGAACGTAGAGGTGCGCTCACGCCTGAAAGGCTTTTTAGAAAAGATATTTGTTGACGAGGGTAAGCCCGTGACCAAAGGGCAGATCCTTTTCAAGATCAATGATGAGGAGTACCGCCTGGCGCTCTCTCGCGCCAAAGCGATGCTCGGCAATGCCGAAGCCGATGCCGTGGCCACCCGCCTGGAGGTGGACCGCGTAAAGATGCTGGTGAACAAGAACGTACTGGCCGCATCAGAATTGCAGGTGGCGCAATCAAAGCTTAAGGCCGACGAGGCTACCATTGCCGAGGCCCGCGCCAATGTACAAAGTGCGCAAACACACATCGCCTACACTACCATACGTGCCCCGTTCGACGGCATTATTGACCGTATACCACTTAAGGGTGGGAGCCTGATCGATGAGGGTACACTATTGACCAGCATATCCGATATTAGTTCCATTTATGCTTACTTCAGCTTCCCTGAAAATGAGTATCTTAAATATCAGCGTATACTTAATAGTGGAGAACAGGAAGAGGGTGCTAATACCGTGAAACTGGGACTGGCCGACGGTAGCAGTTATGCCCACAGCGGCACGATCGAGACTATTGAAGGCGAGATCGAGCAAACCACCGGTTCCATTTCGTTACGGGCCAAATTCCCCAACCCACATAAGCTGTTACGTCATGGGGCCAGCGGTAAGATCTACATCACTTCGGAGATGGACAACGCGATCATGATACCGCAAAAATCGGTCTTCGAGGTGCAGGACAAGAGCTACGTGTACCTGGTCGGTCCTGACAACAAGCTCAAGATGCACAGCTTTGTGCCGTTGACCCGTTTTTCGCAATACTACATCGTGAAAGAGGGCTTAAAGGCGGGCGACAAGATCCTGTTCGAAGGTGCGCAGAACGCACGCGACGGTATGGTGATCAAGCCCAGCTTGTTGAGAACGGCTCCTGTACTGGCTGCCAAATAA
- a CDS encoding HAMP domain-containing sensor histidine kinase: MNIQSKITLLFVLLSTGILLLLNAFILYFDYQFNYEDFFKRLETRVNITAQTRLFPGERSRAYAEVRKKYLEVLNDEKEYVISADKEGKFDTQGFPKEFIDEMRASGSARIKYRNTFLAGKAVSLNDRKYLIIVSARNPYGLRELEELQKILLVGFAGSLIVAFFVGKAFSYYTFDPIRKLTEQIKTISSDNLHLRLQEPAGKDEIAELTHTYNNMLIRLETAFDTQNNFVSNASHELRTPLTVITSELELALGRKDLNPEQREVFKTIDQQTDKLISILNSLLMLAQTGFDGKKQERELIRADELIWMCIAEVKKIRPAGKIELDLSAMPDDEALITLYGSSNLLLLALTNIINNACKYSNDLPVVIRLSNMNDQVNITVTDRGIGIPPAELPHIFQPFFRASNTSNFMGHGVGLPLTFNIVRMHKGTVNITSMIDRGTQVQVQLPVASQS; this comes from the coding sequence ATGAACATACAGAGTAAGATAACGCTGCTGTTCGTACTCCTGTCAACAGGCATTCTGTTGCTGCTCAACGCGTTCATTCTTTATTTTGACTATCAATTCAATTACGAGGATTTTTTTAAACGGCTGGAGACCCGCGTGAACATCACGGCGCAAACGCGGCTTTTTCCAGGTGAACGCAGCCGGGCTTATGCCGAAGTACGCAAAAAGTACCTGGAGGTACTTAATGACGAGAAAGAGTATGTGATCAGCGCCGATAAAGAAGGCAAGTTCGATACCCAGGGCTTTCCCAAAGAGTTCATTGATGAGATGAGGGCCAGCGGCAGCGCCCGCATCAAATACAGGAACACCTTTTTGGCCGGCAAGGCCGTGAGCCTTAACGACCGTAAGTACCTGATCATTGTATCGGCACGTAACCCGTACGGACTGCGCGAATTGGAAGAATTGCAGAAGATCCTGCTCGTTGGCTTTGCAGGTTCGCTCATTGTAGCATTCTTTGTGGGTAAGGCATTCTCTTACTACACCTTTGACCCCATACGTAAACTTACCGAGCAGATCAAGACCATTAGCTCTGATAACCTGCACCTGCGCCTGCAGGAGCCCGCCGGCAAGGACGAGATAGCCGAACTGACGCACACTTATAATAACATGCTCATACGGCTCGAAACGGCCTTTGACACGCAGAACAACTTTGTGAGCAATGCCTCGCACGAACTGCGTACCCCGCTAACAGTGATCACGAGTGAGCTGGAGCTGGCTCTTGGCCGCAAAGACCTGAACCCCGAACAGCGCGAGGTGTTCAAGACCATTGACCAGCAGACCGACAAGCTGATCAGCATACTGAATAGCTTACTAATGCTGGCCCAAACGGGATTCGACGGTAAAAAACAGGAACGGGAACTTATTAGGGCCGATGAGCTGATCTGGATGTGCATAGCCGAAGTAAAGAAGATACGTCCGGCAGGCAAAATCGAGCTCGACCTATCGGCCATGCCTGACGATGAGGCGCTGATCACGCTGTACGGATCAAGTAACCTGCTGTTGCTTGCGCTGACCAACATCATCAACAACGCCTGTAAATACTCTAATGACCTGCCCGTGGTGATCAGGCTATCCAACATGAACGATCAGGTGAACATCACTGTGACCGACCGCGGCATCGGCATCCCTCCCGCCGAGTTGCCGCACATCTTCCAGCCGTTCTTCCGTGCCTCCAACACCAGCAATTTTATGGGTCATGGCGTGGGTTTGCCGCTTACTTTCAACATCGTGCGCATGCACAAGGGCACGGTCAACATCACATCCATGATCGACCGCGGCACGCAGGTTCAGGTACAACTTCCGGTTGCAAGCCAAAGCTGA
- a CDS encoding efflux RND transporter permease subunit: protein MFNTFITRPILSLVISLIITLLGVLALITLPVTQFPDIVPPSVTVTANYVGANAEVCAKAVATPLERAINGVPGMTYMSSVCSNDGLTVIQIYFNVGTDPDQAAVNVQNRVATIIDEMPEEVIKAGVTTEKEVNSMLMYLNVMSTDPAADEKFIYNFTDINVLQELKRIDGVGRAEIMGAKEYSMRVWLKPDRMMAYKVSTDDVIAAIRAQNVEAAPGKTGQSSDRSPQMMQYVLRYKGKFFEPKQYERIVIRANENGTVLTLKEVADIEFGSLTYSMVSETDGRPSASIMIKQRPGSNARDVINNIKSRMAELKETQFPSGMTYNVNYDVSRFLDASIDEVLHTLVEAFLLVFVVVYIFLQDFRSTLIPALAVPVALIGTLAFMQMLGFSINLLTLFALVLSIGIVVDNAIVVVEAVHVKMHEEHMNAMDATLSAMKEISGAIVAITLVMSAVFVPVAFMSGPVGVFYRQFSLTMAIAIVISGVNAVTLTPALCAIMLKPNHSNKKGFIDRFFAKFNKGYDAVSNKYSGSLTKVAGRRVVTLIALAVFFAATYGLSSILPSGFIPTEDQGMIYVNVTTPPGATVERTQEVLSSVYKQTKSIKAIESVSTLAGYSLVNEVAGASYGMAMINLKSWDEREESLDDIIRELQKRTRNISDATIQYFPPPTVPGFGNSSGFEIRMLDKSGTGDLQKTAEISNGFIKALNDAPEIENAFSSFDPNFPQYLISVDQHMAAKKGITIDKAMSTLQTLMGSYYASNFIRFGQMYKVMVQASPEFRAKPEDVLQLYVKNDKNEMVPFSTFIKMERVYGPEQLTRYNMYTSAMVNGDAAPGYSSGDAINAIKRIAEEKLPKGYSFEWSGMTREQILSGDQAIYIFIVCLVFVYLLLAAQYESLLLPLAVILSLPTGILGAFFFLKITGLENNIYAQVALVMLIGLLGKNAILIVEFAVQREREGATVLQAAIEGAVSRLRPILMTSFAFIAGLIPLCIASGAGAMGNRSIGTAAAGGMLLGTFFGLILIPGLYVIFSGLSGKKKKQEPVPVALEPELNTTYH, encoded by the coding sequence ATGTTCAACACATTCATTACGCGGCCTATCCTGTCGCTCGTAATATCATTGATCATAACCCTGCTGGGTGTACTGGCGCTGATCACGCTGCCGGTGACCCAGTTCCCCGATATCGTACCGCCATCGGTAACGGTGACTGCCAACTACGTGGGTGCCAATGCCGAGGTATGCGCCAAGGCGGTAGCCACGCCGCTGGAGCGTGCCATCAACGGTGTGCCCGGCATGACCTACATGTCGTCGGTTTGTAGTAACGATGGTTTGACCGTGATCCAGATCTACTTTAACGTTGGTACCGATCCTGATCAGGCCGCCGTTAACGTACAGAACCGCGTGGCCACCATTATTGATGAGATGCCTGAAGAGGTGATCAAAGCCGGTGTGACCACCGAAAAAGAGGTGAACAGTATGCTCATGTACCTCAACGTGATGAGTACAGATCCTGCCGCCGATGAGAAATTCATTTACAACTTTACCGACATCAACGTACTGCAAGAGTTAAAGCGTATAGATGGTGTGGGGCGTGCCGAGATCATGGGTGCCAAAGAATACTCGATGCGGGTATGGCTGAAGCCTGACCGCATGATGGCGTACAAAGTAAGCACCGACGACGTGATCGCTGCCATACGCGCCCAGAACGTGGAGGCCGCTCCTGGTAAGACCGGACAAAGCTCTGACCGCTCGCCTCAAATGATGCAGTACGTACTGCGTTATAAGGGCAAGTTCTTTGAGCCGAAGCAATACGAGCGGATCGTGATCCGGGCCAACGAGAACGGTACAGTGCTGACCCTGAAAGAGGTGGCCGATATCGAATTCGGTTCATTGACCTACAGCATGGTGTCTGAAACGGATGGTCGTCCTTCGGCATCCATCATGATCAAACAGCGCCCGGGTTCCAATGCCCGCGATGTGATCAATAACATCAAATCGCGCATGGCCGAGCTGAAGGAAACGCAATTCCCCAGCGGGATGACCTACAACGTGAACTATGACGTATCTCGCTTCCTGGATGCCTCGATCGATGAGGTGCTGCATACGTTGGTGGAAGCCTTCCTGCTGGTTTTCGTGGTGGTGTACATCTTCCTGCAAGATTTCCGCTCTACACTGATCCCTGCACTGGCCGTGCCCGTTGCGTTGATCGGTACGCTGGCCTTTATGCAGATGCTGGGCTTCTCTATTAACTTGTTAACGCTCTTTGCGCTCGTACTCTCTATCGGTATCGTGGTCGATAACGCCATTGTGGTGGTAGAGGCCGTGCACGTGAAGATGCACGAAGAACACATGAACGCCATGGATGCTACCCTAAGTGCCATGAAAGAGATCAGCGGAGCCATTGTGGCCATTACACTGGTGATGTCGGCGGTGTTCGTGCCGGTGGCATTTATGTCGGGTCCGGTAGGGGTATTTTATCGTCAGTTCTCGCTCACCATGGCCATCGCCATCGTGATATCGGGTGTTAACGCCGTAACGCTTACCCCGGCCTTGTGTGCCATCATGTTGAAGCCGAACCACAGTAATAAGAAAGGATTTATCGACCGGTTCTTTGCCAAATTCAACAAGGGGTATGATGCTGTGTCCAACAAGTACTCAGGATCGTTGACCAAGGTGGCAGGCCGCAGGGTGGTCACTTTGATCGCATTGGCGGTCTTCTTCGCCGCTACTTATGGCTTGAGCAGCATACTGCCTTCAGGCTTTATCCCTACAGAGGACCAAGGCATGATCTACGTGAACGTGACCACTCCACCAGGCGCCACTGTTGAACGTACCCAGGAGGTATTGAGTTCGGTGTACAAGCAAACCAAAAGCATCAAAGCTATCGAGTCGGTATCTACATTGGCCGGTTATAGTTTGGTGAACGAGGTGGCTGGTGCCTCATACGGTATGGCCATGATCAACCTGAAAAGCTGGGACGAACGCGAGGAATCACTGGACGACATCATCCGGGAGCTGCAGAAGCGTACGCGCAACATTAGCGACGCCACCATTCAATACTTCCCGCCGCCTACCGTACCGGGCTTTGGTAACTCCAGCGGTTTTGAGATCCGTATGCTGGATAAAAGCGGTACCGGCGACCTGCAAAAGACCGCCGAGATATCCAATGGCTTTATCAAAGCACTTAACGATGCGCCCGAGATCGAGAACGCTTTCTCCAGTTTCGACCCTAACTTTCCGCAGTACCTGATCAGTGTTGATCAGCATATGGCCGCCAAAAAAGGGATCACTATCGATAAGGCCATGAGCACCCTGCAAACGCTGATGGGTAGTTACTATGCCTCTAACTTTATCCGTTTTGGGCAAATGTATAAGGTCATGGTACAGGCATCGCCCGAATTCAGGGCCAAGCCTGAGGACGTACTGCAACTGTACGTGAAGAACGATAAGAACGAGATGGTGCCCTTCTCTACCTTCATTAAAATGGAGCGTGTTTACGGCCCTGAGCAGTTGACCCGTTATAATATGTACACCTCGGCCATGGTGAACGGCGATGCCGCACCGGGCTACAGTAGTGGTGATGCCATCAACGCGATCAAGCGTATCGCCGAAGAAAAGCTTCCTAAAGGTTACTCTTTCGAATGGTCTGGTATGACGCGCGAGCAGATCCTGTCAGGTGATCAGGCCATCTATATCTTCATCGTGTGTTTGGTGTTCGTGTACCTATTGCTGGCCGCGCAATACGAGAGCTTGTTGCTCCCGCTGGCGGTGATCCTGTCCTTGCCTACGGGTATTCTCGGAGCATTCTTCTTCCTCAAGATAACTGGGCTCGAGAACAACATCTACGCCCAAGTAGCGCTGGTAATGCTCATTGGCTTGCTGGGCAAAAATGCCATTTTGATCGTGGAATTCGCCGTGCAGCGGGAGCGTGAAGGTGCTACGGTATTGCAGGCCGCCATTGAAGGTGCGGTATCGCGTTTACGCCCGATCTTGATGACCTCGTTCGCGTTCATTGCCGGTTTGATCCCGTTGTGTATCGCCAGCGGGGCGGGCGCCATGGGTAACCGCTCGATCGGTACGGCTGCTGCCGGAGGCATGCTGTTAGGAACCTTCTTTGGCTTGATCCTGATCCCCGGGTTGTATGTCATCTTCTCCGGTCTTTCGGGCAAGAAGAAAAAGCAGGAACCTGTGCCTGTGGCCTTAGAACCTGAACTGAACACCACTTACCATTAA
- a CDS encoding response regulator transcription factor has protein sequence MAILLIEDEPNVVSVIKRGLAEHGHEVSAASNGLTGLQMALNHSFDLVILDVMLPGLDGIQICRRIREKDKNIPILMLTALNSTDNIVTGLDTGADDYLVKPFKIAELAARLRTLLRRRNTEGQQPSHLYIIDDLEVDTEAKTASRGGTALNLTSTEYRLLEYFIKNQKKVLSRIQILESVWDIDFNLGTNVVDVYVNYLRKKLEKTGSRKLIHTVFGMGYMMKDDEE, from the coding sequence ATGGCTATCCTACTTATTGAAGACGAACCGAATGTTGTATCAGTGATCAAACGTGGCCTTGCTGAACATGGTCACGAGGTAAGCGCAGCTTCTAACGGGCTTACCGGCCTGCAAATGGCGCTCAACCATTCCTTTGACCTGGTGATCCTGGACGTGATGCTACCCGGGCTCGATGGTATACAGATATGCCGCCGCATACGCGAGAAGGATAAGAACATCCCTATCCTGATGCTCACCGCTCTCAACTCAACCGACAACATCGTTACCGGGCTTGATACCGGGGCCGATGATTATTTGGTAAAACCCTTTAAGATAGCCGAACTTGCTGCCCGTTTACGTACCCTGCTCAGGCGCCGCAATACGGAAGGTCAGCAGCCCAGTCATTTGTATATCATTGATGACCTTGAGGTAGACACCGAGGCCAAGACCGCATCGCGCGGGGGCACAGCTCTAAACCTCACCAGTACCGAATACCGCTTGCTCGAGTACTTTATCAAGAATCAGAAAAAGGTACTATCGCGCATACAGATACTGGAAAGTGTGTGGGACATCGACTTTAACCTGGGTACCAACGTGGTGGACGTTTATGTGAATTACCTGCGCAAAAAACTGGAAAAGACCGGCTCGCGCAAGCTGATCCACACCGTGTTCGGTATGGGATACATGATGAAGGACGACGAAGAGTAA